The Cylindrospermum stagnale PCC 7417 genome segment TTAACTGGTTCCAACCGTCGGTTAGCCTTAGCAGTCGGTAGTGGCGGTATTGCCACTCTCAGTACTTACATGGCAGCTACAATCTGGGTTGACTCCAACAGCCCTTGGATTGCCGTTGGTGTGATTGTCCAAGGTGTCGGGATGCTGTTAACTCTAGTCTTGTTGGTGTGGCAAATCTTCAGCCTTTACGGCAGCCAAGAGGAAGACCACATCGATCAGTTGTTAGTCAATTTAACAGAAACAGATCCCTTAAAGCGTTTACTTGCCGTGCGTCAACTAACTAAATTCATCACCCGGAAGCAAGTTGATGTTTCAGTGCAGCAAGATGTTATCGAATGCTTGCGACTCCTACTGTGTCGGGAAGAGGAAGCAGTGATTCGAGAAGCAGTTTTCAACAGTTTACAGGCCCTTGAGCGCTTGCATGTTCTACCATCCAGCACTACAGCGGCTTTTACATCTGTACCAACAAAAGTTAAGGCTCGAATTTTAGCTTAGTGAAGTTTTGCAATGCTTCCATCTATTTTAGACTAGCAAATTTAGCACCATTGATAGGCAATAGCCGTGGTCGTTTTTCCAAACCATAACTCTGAACTACAAGACGTTCTCCCACTGTCGGTAGCCGTTTAAGATAGTTAACAACTTCAGTTTCTCTACCTTGAAGTAAAATCGGAGATTCCAATTCTATTCCAGCACCAGCATCATCGACACTCTCCACTTTCATCTGGATTTGCACCATGTATTTGGGATGTCTGCCACTCTTGTCTACATTTGTCTTGTGTAGACGCATCACCTCACCGGTAACTGTGATTGTCCATCCTTCTTGTACTGTGGCATCTACCATCTTATTTCCAGAAGAATCTGCCCGATTTAAATTGCACCCGACAGATGCTACCACCACAATCAAATCAATCCAGAGTAGAATTGTGTGTTGCATACCGAAAAAGAAAAACTTTCGTAGAGTTTTCATCAGGCTCTGCTGGAAATTAAAAATTGCGATCGCATGAATAAGGTGCGGATGGGCATTTTGCAAATTAAGTAGTTCACCGAGTACATATAAACCAGTATTTTGGTTTGCAATCGATTAAATGTATGATCAACTGGTGCGATCGCAAGAAGGCGGGGCGTAGCCCATCGCTGGAGAGCGGGCGCTCCGCACCATCGCGTAGTGTATAGAAAGCAATCACTGTTATTGCCGCATCCTACACAGATTGTAGAGGCAATTCATAAATTGCCTCTACGGGAAATCAAAAACCGCAAAGTATTGGAATGCAGACTATTTATCGACTGTCCATGTAGAATTCTCTAAAATATAACTATCCCCTTTGATGCCATGACTCTGTTCGCCATTTGGGCCAACCTCAGGATTTGGGGCGAGTTTCCGGAGACGAAGTACACCAGTCACCACAATCGACTTCCCCAAAATCTTACTTTCCCATTCGCTGATTCCATCTATGTATATGGGTGTGTTGTCGCTTGTCTTAACAATCGCGCCGAGCATAGCATTTCTTGCACTACCATTAATGGTGACGCGTTCGTTGATCTTTGCTTCATACATTAAATCTTCTGCCGTATCCTTTTTCCCTTTGCTCGTTTTCATCTCACCCATGTTTTCAGCCCTGGCTTTATCTGGGTTTGCTGATGGAAATTGTGTAAGTGTACACGCTGTTAAGATGAGCGTTGAGGTAATACCGAAAAAGAAAAATTTCCGCAACATATTGCGCTTTGACTGCATACTACATCTTTTTTTGTGTATCTGTCTGATCTGCCTACTAACTTATTACAAGTGATCATAACAATGGCTTTTTTTATTGCTCATAACGTTTTGAAATAATTTCACCAGTTGAGCCTGAAATTATATAGTGAGGTCCGCCTCCTTGTAATTCTTGATTTATCAGATCGTAATCAATGTACCAATTATTCTGTTTTAATTCAGTCTTTACCTTATAAAGGCTTATATCTCTATATACTGCTGATGCGTCTTTCTCTGCGATTGCAAGTGCTTGCTCTTTAGCAATCTCTGAAGACTGCTCCGAAATTTTTCTATACGACTCATTATTTACTCTTTGTTCCCCTTTTACTTGTTTGACACAAGATAATAACACAGGAAAAACTAAGAACACCATTAATATACAGCAAGCTTTCTTCATAAAAAACTGTCTTCCTCATTTAGAAAACAAGTTAGCGATCGCCACTTGTTTGTCGGCAAAATAAAAATGTGCGATCGCCTCATAAAGGAGCACTCCGCGCCATCGCACAACCAGCTTTACAGTTTCATCAGTTCCACAACTGTTTTCTTGACTTCATCAGTTTCGACGTAAATCTTGAAGCCAACACCGGTTTCAGTTGCCGGTCCTCCTTGTACATAACTGATGTCTACTATCCACAGCATTTCTACTCTTTCAGAATCCAAGCGAGATATATTAACGCTGAATGCTGGCTCTAGAGGTTCAAAATTGAATTCTTCTATTTTCTGGCTTGCTATATCGGATAACCCAGATTGCCATCGCTCTATGCATTCTACACTCAGCGTATGCTCGAATTCCACTAACTTATTCCCTTTTTCATCGAGAACCAAAGCCATTTTATAGGGTCGCCAACCTTCGCTGTTTTTTTCTTGTATCAATATCTCGATCTGCAACGGGGCATACTCAGAAAAGCAGTTCGCAAACTTAATCATAAAATTCCTCTTCTCTCTGGACTGACACTGACATCTTGATCTTCCAGCTTAGTTTTTTTCTTCCACCTAGACTTTGGTCCTGTCCGTTGATAACAAGTGGTAACAGTACCATCTGGCTTGATGCATACTGCCACTTCTGTACTACTATCCCAACGTACAGTGCCACCATAGTCTGGATCAACATACACTTCGCCGTGTTGATATGCCGCGTCCACTTCTGCCTCTCTAATCCCTCGATTTTGAGCTTGATCTTTGAGATGTCGTGTAGAGTTGGCTGGCCAGAGTTGAAAGACTTTCGATTGCACCTGCTAATTTGTGGGTTGTCGTTTAGATTCATCCATGACTTTCGTTTCCCGATTAAGTTGTACACCACCTGTCTGCTGCACAACATGAGTCAACTCATGGGCAATCAACTCCTGTCCTCCCTTACTTCCAGGATTATATTCTCCACTTCTAAAGAACAAATCCTGACCTGTGGTAAACGCCCGTGCCTGAATTGATTGATTTAACTGATCAGATTTACTATCTGTGTGAATCTTCACCCCACTGAAGTCAGCCCCAAAAGCTTTTTCCATCGGTTCCCTAACATTTTCCGCTAGTGGCTGTCCGCTACCCTTTGCCTGTTGAATAGATTCTTCTACATCTGGCGTGGCAGCTGTGCCGCCCTCACTAGAAACTCGCTGCACCATTGATTTAGCTTGAACAGGTTCTTCCTCTTCCGGTGTCTGGCGCTGGATAGTCTTTTCATACTTCCAGCCAAGTATAGGCGATGGGCAACGGCACCCGCTCCCGCGATGGCGCTTTGCGCCATCGCGTAGTGTATCAAAGGCGATCACTGTTATTGCCGCATCCTACATAGATTGTAGAGGCAATTCATAAATTGCCTCTACGGGAAATGCAAAACCGCAAAGTATCGGGATGCAGACTATTTATCGACTGTCCATGTAGAATTATCTAAAACATAACTATCCCCTTTGATGCCATGACTCTGTTCGCCATTTGGGCCAACCTCAGGATCTGGGGCGAGTTTCCGGCGACGAAGTACACCAGTCACCACAATCGACTTCCCCAAAATGTTACTTTCCCAATCGCTGATTCCATCTATGTATATGAATGATTGCTTCTTGGAGTTTTTCCGTGATTGATTATGTCTCTAATATTCCC includes the following:
- a CDS encoding DUF4157 domain-containing protein — translated: MIAFDTLRDGAKRHRGSGCRCPSPILGWKYEKTIQRQTPEEEEPVQAKSMVQRVSSEGGTAATPDVEESIQQAKGSGQPLAENVREPMEKAFGADFSGVKIHTDSKSDQLNQSIQARAFTTGQDLFFRSGEYNPGSKGGQELIAHELTHVVQQTGGVQLNRETKVMDESKRQPTN